A single region of the Sorghum bicolor cultivar BTx623 chromosome 9, Sorghum_bicolor_NCBIv3, whole genome shotgun sequence genome encodes:
- the LOC8064137 gene encoding uncharacterized protein LOC8064137 isoform X1 codes for MMMESGEIKMRFGRCPYCRTMIYQNPEAAIFFCSKCRTPIRDVCGFLASLQSAGKNTVPTEEIDQALSRHEILSVDTASVFSDELESCHSKLAPGVDLDGDQPLLFHHDIIAPPRSSAPAPDGGFGSVRRRHSLSNGAPSGARCDDGFADSIDQDRLRPFSRRTRRPSGSDSDSSVLRYGMLMTTDSEAEEGFSSPWNACERRRLRPRRRSLLGSQAFETPIGSSGQEPYGVAPSPLRDPAFSNDLVNALDNLRGLIAAAIEPASSSSRRASAPRDAHLFRQLESQLARARALHIDGRGHRRNASSTGSSLSSSGGYRSERRKNHCRPVMGGAPFLVCGSCSELLQAPATTGLPREKVVRLRCGGCEEVLEMTAVTAGAGGSAPHKKTRALSPPPIADPCSCNSGAGACRDGAQPLPPQPLHRALGYSSPSPLLQSRRY; via the exons ATGATGATGGAGTCGGGAGAGATCAAAATGCGGTTTGGCCGGTGCCCATACTGCCGCACCATGATCTACCAGAACCCTGAAGCGGCCATCTTCTTCTGCAGCAAATGCCGCACCCCGATCAGAG ATGTGTGCGGATTTCTTGCTTCTCTGCAATCTGCAGGCAAGAACACTGTGCCGACGGAAGAAATCGACCAGGCCCTGAGCAGGCATGAGATCCTCTCAGTGGACACTGCGTCGGTGTTCTCCGATGAACTCGAAAGCTGTCACAGCAAGCTTGCTCCGGGTGTCGACCTCGACGGCGATCAGCCTCTGTTATTCCACCATGACATTATTGCACCTCCGCGTTCCTCCGCGCCGGCACCAGATGGAGGATTCGGTTCCGTACGGCGGCGTCATTCTCTTAGCAATGGCGCACCTAGTGGTGCCCGATGTGACGATGGCTTCGCTGACTCAATTGATCAAGATAGGCTCCGGCCGTTCTCCCGACGAACGAGGCGCCCGTCGGGCTCTGACTCTGATTCCAGCGTTCTTCGTTACGGCATGCTGATGACAACGGATTCGGAGGCGGAGGAAGGGTTCTCTTCGCCGTGGAACGCGTgcgagcggcggcggctgcggccGCGCCGGAGATCGCTCCTGGGATCGCAAGCGTTCGAGACACCGATCGGTTCGTCAGGACAGGAGCCGTATGGCGTCGCGCCGTCGCCGCTGAGGGACCCGGCGTTCAGCAACGATCTGGTCAACGCGCTGGACAACCTCCGAGGACTGATCGCCGCCGCTATCGAGCCGGCGTCGAGCAGCAGCAGGAGAGCGTCTGCGCCGCGCGACGCCCACTTGTTCCGGCAGCTAGAGTCGCAGCTCGCGCGAGCGCGGGCGTTGCACATCGATGGGCGCGGTCACCGCCGGAACGCGAGCAGCACCGGCTCCTCCTTGTCGTCCTCTGGGGGCTACCGCAGCGAACGGCGGAAGAACCACTGCCGCCCGGTCATGGGCGGCGCGCCGTTCCTAGTCTGCGGGAGCTGCTCCGAGCTGCTGCAGGCGCCGGCCACGACGGGGCTGCCACGTGAAAAGGTCGTCAGGCTGCGGTGCGGCGGGTGCGAGGAGGTGCTTGAGATGACGGCGGTGACCGCGGGTGCCGGTGGCTCGGCGCCGCACAAGAAGACTCGGGCGTTGTCCCCGCCACCGATAGCGGACCCCTGCAGTTGCAACAGCGGCGCCGGCGCGTGTCGGGACGGTGCGCAGCCGCTGCCGCCACAGCCGCTGCACCGCGCGTTGGGGTACAGTTCGCCAAGCCCGCTTCTGCAGAGCCGGCGCTATTGA
- the LOC8064137 gene encoding uncharacterized protein LOC8064137 isoform X2 translates to MMMESGEIKMRFGRCPYCRTMIYQNPEAAIFFCSKCRTPIRGKNTVPTEEIDQALSRHEILSVDTASVFSDELESCHSKLAPGVDLDGDQPLLFHHDIIAPPRSSAPAPDGGFGSVRRRHSLSNGAPSGARCDDGFADSIDQDRLRPFSRRTRRPSGSDSDSSVLRYGMLMTTDSEAEEGFSSPWNACERRRLRPRRRSLLGSQAFETPIGSSGQEPYGVAPSPLRDPAFSNDLVNALDNLRGLIAAAIEPASSSSRRASAPRDAHLFRQLESQLARARALHIDGRGHRRNASSTGSSLSSSGGYRSERRKNHCRPVMGGAPFLVCGSCSELLQAPATTGLPREKVVRLRCGGCEEVLEMTAVTAGAGGSAPHKKTRALSPPPIADPCSCNSGAGACRDGAQPLPPQPLHRALGYSSPSPLLQSRRY, encoded by the exons ATGATGATGGAGTCGGGAGAGATCAAAATGCGGTTTGGCCGGTGCCCATACTGCCGCACCATGATCTACCAGAACCCTGAAGCGGCCATCTTCTTCTGCAGCAAATGCCGCACCCCGATCAGAG GCAAGAACACTGTGCCGACGGAAGAAATCGACCAGGCCCTGAGCAGGCATGAGATCCTCTCAGTGGACACTGCGTCGGTGTTCTCCGATGAACTCGAAAGCTGTCACAGCAAGCTTGCTCCGGGTGTCGACCTCGACGGCGATCAGCCTCTGTTATTCCACCATGACATTATTGCACCTCCGCGTTCCTCCGCGCCGGCACCAGATGGAGGATTCGGTTCCGTACGGCGGCGTCATTCTCTTAGCAATGGCGCACCTAGTGGTGCCCGATGTGACGATGGCTTCGCTGACTCAATTGATCAAGATAGGCTCCGGCCGTTCTCCCGACGAACGAGGCGCCCGTCGGGCTCTGACTCTGATTCCAGCGTTCTTCGTTACGGCATGCTGATGACAACGGATTCGGAGGCGGAGGAAGGGTTCTCTTCGCCGTGGAACGCGTgcgagcggcggcggctgcggccGCGCCGGAGATCGCTCCTGGGATCGCAAGCGTTCGAGACACCGATCGGTTCGTCAGGACAGGAGCCGTATGGCGTCGCGCCGTCGCCGCTGAGGGACCCGGCGTTCAGCAACGATCTGGTCAACGCGCTGGACAACCTCCGAGGACTGATCGCCGCCGCTATCGAGCCGGCGTCGAGCAGCAGCAGGAGAGCGTCTGCGCCGCGCGACGCCCACTTGTTCCGGCAGCTAGAGTCGCAGCTCGCGCGAGCGCGGGCGTTGCACATCGATGGGCGCGGTCACCGCCGGAACGCGAGCAGCACCGGCTCCTCCTTGTCGTCCTCTGGGGGCTACCGCAGCGAACGGCGGAAGAACCACTGCCGCCCGGTCATGGGCGGCGCGCCGTTCCTAGTCTGCGGGAGCTGCTCCGAGCTGCTGCAGGCGCCGGCCACGACGGGGCTGCCACGTGAAAAGGTCGTCAGGCTGCGGTGCGGCGGGTGCGAGGAGGTGCTTGAGATGACGGCGGTGACCGCGGGTGCCGGTGGCTCGGCGCCGCACAAGAAGACTCGGGCGTTGTCCCCGCCACCGATAGCGGACCCCTGCAGTTGCAACAGCGGCGCCGGCGCGTGTCGGGACGGTGCGCAGCCGCTGCCGCCACAGCCGCTGCACCGCGCGTTGGGGTACAGTTCGCCAAGCCCGCTTCTGCAGAGCCGGCGCTATTGA
- the LOC8064139 gene encoding probable LRR receptor-like serine/threonine-protein kinase At1g05700, whose protein sequence is MRQSKLRAVAAMATRWLLLLCLALAQAATAATDDDTGGFISIDCGFPGTTSYVDDATTLSYAPDAAFITDAAAGENYNVSAAHVTPELARIYRDVRSFADGARNCYTLRSLSVGLKYLLRASFMYGDYDGLNRPPVFDLYIGVNLWKTVNTSSEPPDGRVVAEAIVVVPDDFVQVCLVNTGSGTPFISGLELRPLKSSIYPQVNATQGLVLLARRNFGPTDSTDIVRYPHDPYDRIWIPIIDVTDWTVISTIETVENEYKDLFEAPSKVMQTAITPRDTANSINLHWDSKLQSKGPSLGYIPVFHFSDVLQGGGLRQFNININDKLWYQDYTPKHLYSGYIFGTNPYTNQIQYNVSIVKTATSMLPPIINAAEVFTVISTTNVGTDSEDVSAMMAIKAKYQVKKNWMGDPCVAETFRWDGLTCSYAISSPPKITGVNMSFSGLNGDISSAFANLKAVQSLDLSHNNLTGSIPSALSQLPSLTTLDLTGNQLSGSIPPGLLKKIQDGSLNLIYADNPNLCTNEDSCQTTKGNKSKLAIYVAVPMALVVVALTVLLCCLLLRRNKRGSVDVSMKPRDKTSMSLAPIAGDEHRRSSLQLENRRFTYEDLEMMTNNFQRVIGRGGFGYVYEGFLEDGTQVAVKMRSQSSNQGAKEFLTEAQILTRIHHKNLVSMIGYCKDGVYMALVYEYMSEGSLQEHIAGKHLTWGQRLRIALESAQGLEYLHKGCNPPLIHRDVKTSNILLNAKLEAKVADFGLSKALDRDIYTHASTNRLVGTPGYVDPEYHATMQPTTKSDVYSFGVVLLELVTGRLPILHDPPQPTSVIQWTRQHLARGDIEGVVDASMGGNHDVNSVWKAAEVALQCTEQASAQRPAMTDVVAQLLECLDLEKGRTGGDASRSFFSDGESGDTTTNAHVAANQSTDMSQSSAFEMVPMMATGPATR, encoded by the exons ATGAGGCAATCAAAGCTGAGAGCAGTGGCGGCAATGGCAACGCGGTGGTTGTTACTCCTCTGCCTCGCGCTCGCGCAAGCTGCCACCGCCGCCACTGATGACGACACTGGTGGTTTCATTAGCATCGACTGTGGCTTCCCGGGGACGACGAGCTACGTGGACGACGCCACCACGCTGTCGTACGCCCCGGATGCCGCGTTCAtcaccgacgccgccgccggcgagaaCTACAACGTCTCGGCTGCGCACGTCACGCCGGAGCTCGCGAGGATCTACCGCGACGTGCGCAGCTTCGCCGACGGCGCGCGCAACTGCTACACGCTCCGGTCACTCTCGGTGGGGCTCAAGTACCTCCTCCGCGCCAGCTTCATGTACGGCGACTACGACGGCCTCAACCGGCCGCCCGTCTTCGACCTCTACATTGGCGTCAACCTGTGGAAGACGGTGAACACGTCATCGGAACCGCCGGACGGCCGAGTCGTCGCGGAGGCCATCGTCGTCGTGCCGGACGACTTCGTCCAGGTTTGCCTGGTGAACACCGGCTCCGGGACGCCGTTCATCTCCGGGCTGGAGCTGAGGCCTCTCAAGAGCTCCATCTACCCGCAAGTGAACGCGACACAGGGACTGGTCTTGCTAGCCAGGCGCAACTTCGGCCCGACTGATAGTACAGACATTGTCAG GTACCCTCATGATCCATATGACAGAATATGGATACCTATAATTGACGTCACCGACTGGACCGTGATATCCACGATAGAAACAGTGGAGAACGAATACAAAGACCTCTTCGAGGCGCCGTCAAAGGTGATGCAAACAGCAATCACGCCGCGTGACACTGCCAACAGCATCAACTTACATTGGGACTCTAAGCTGCAATCCAAGGGCCCGTCGCTTGGGTACATACCGGTCTTCCACTTCTCTGATGTGCTGCAGGGCGGTGGATTACGCCAGTTTAACATCAACATCAACGACAAGTTGTGGTATCAAGATTACACGCCAAAGCATCTCTACAGCGGCTATATCTTCGGTACAAACCCCTATACCAACCAAATCCAATATAATGTCTCCATCGTCAAGACAGCCACCTCAATGCTCCCACCTATCATCAACGCCGCCGAGGTTTTCACTGTCATCTCCACTACCAATGTTGGCACGGACTCAGAGGACG TCTCTGCTATGATGGCTATCAAGGCGAAGTATCAGGTGAAGAAAAACTGGATGGGAGACCCGTGCGTTGCGGAGACTTTTAGGTGGGATGGTCTGACGTGCAGCTATGCCATTTCCAGTCCTCCAAAAATTACTGGCGT AAACATGTCTTTCAGTGGTCTGAATGGTGACATATCATCTGCTTTCGCAAATCTCAAGGCCGTCCAATCCTT GGATTTGTCACACAACAACCTGACGGGCTCAATTCCTAGCGCCCTGTCACAGTTACCGTCACTGACAACTCT AGATTTGACCGGGAATCAGCTCAGCGGATCAATCCCCCCTGGACTTCTCAAAAAAATCCAAGACGGCTCCTTGAATCTAAT TTATGCCGATAATCCAAACCTTTGCACCAACGAAGATTCATGTCAGACGACGAAAGGTAATAAGAGCAAGCTAGCCATCTACGTCGCTGTTCCTATGGCTCTGGTTGTGGTGGCACTGACAGTCCTGCTATGTTGTTTGCTGCTGCGGCGAAATAAGCGAG GGTCAGTGGACGTCTCCATGAAGCCCCGGGACAAGACTTCGATGAGCCTTGCTCCAATTGCAGGCGACGAACACAGACGCAGCTCGCTGCAGCTTGAGAACCGCCGGTTCACATACGAGGACCTAGAGATGATGACCAACAACTTCCAGCGTGTAATTGGGCGGGGCGGCTTTGGATACGTCTACGAGGGCTTCTTGGAGGATGGCACTCAGGTGGCGGTCAAGATGAGGTCTCAGTCGTCCAATCAGGGTGCCAAGGAGTTCCTCACGGAG GCACAAATCTTGACACGGATCCATCACAAGAATCTCGTGTCCATGATCGGTTACTGCAAAGATGGGGTGTACATGGCGCTCGTCTATGAGTACATGTCAGAAGGATCCCTGCAAGAGCACATTGCAG GAAAACACTTGACTTGGGGGCAGAGACTTCGAATCGCACTGGAATCAGCGCAAG GGCTAGAGTATCTGCACAAGGGCTGCAACCCGCCTCTCATTCACAGGGACGTGAAGACATCCAACATCCTACTGAATGCGAAACTGGAGGCCAAGGTTGCTGATTTTGGCTTATCAAAGGCTTTGGATCGTGACATCTACACTCATGCGTCCACAAATAGGCTTGTTGGCACGCCAGGATACGTCGATCCAGA GTATCACGCAACAATGCAGCCAACCACTAAGAGCGACGTGTACAGTTTCGGCGTGGTGCTGCTAGAACTGGTCACAGGGAGGCTTCCTATCTTGCACGACCCGCCTCAGCCCACCAGCGTCATCCAGTGGACACGGCAGCACCTGGCACGCGGCGACATCGAGGGCGTGGTGGACGCGTCCATGGGAGGCAACCATGATGTCAACAGCGTGTGGAAAGCCGCGGAGGTCGCGCTCCAGTGCACCGAGCAGGCGTCGGCGCAGCGCCCCGCCATGACCGACGTGGTGGCGCAGCTCCTAGAGTGCCTCGACCTCGAGAAGGGGCGCACCGGGGGCGACGCCAGCAGAAGCTTCTTCTCCGACGGAGAAAGCGGCGACACGACGACCAATGCGCACGTTGCTGCTAACCAATCCACTGACATGAGCCAGAGCAGTGCATTTGAAATGGTGCCAATGATGGCTACAGGTCCTGCCACGAGGTAA